The genomic window aaattttaattagtgtGTGAACATtagttgtattgttttttaatatcagtatgtatatgtatatgtatgatATATAATCAACCACAATGACAATAATATATGTGTAATTTGTAAATCAACCATGATGGAGaaaaaatatgtgtgtgtgatttGTAATTAACTACAACATTGGTAATTTACAGTAATTAACTACAACATtggtaattgaattttaaatcaaacataACGAATCACATTATATGTATGTCATAATATCAAccgtaataataaaaattcatgtgtgaattttaaattgatcacAACTTTAGAATTGATAAGATATTTTATGAGCCGGTCATATAAGTTGGGGCTATTGATCATATATGTTTGAGCCGGCCACATAAGTGTTATGgatttgaaaagtatttaatCAGTCATATAAGctataaatctttaaaaaaattgggttaatACTTATTgggaattattgaaaaatatgtacaagaaagacataatattaaaataaatagaatgaatggaatatatatattttttgagaatAAAAACAGATAAACAAGCAAAATTGAGCCAAGAAATCATTAaggttgaaaaatatataaatgaatataagTGTAAAGTATATAAATATGAAAGATATTATTGATATGTTGATGTGATATAATATTggttaaagtaaaataataaaattgattggtaaaaatgataaatcttgtgttaaaatgaaatatatgtgtaataattaaatgattgtGATCATAGACATAATATGTGAAATCTTAAATCTTTCATTATCATTACCCggttttaatctttattttttaatatattttaaaaaatataaaaattctaaaaaaataagtttccaAAGCCAATTACcaataatttcataattttcaatcattttacctcttgtttttgtgtttataaatctttttaaaattaaaaattaaaaaaaatcaccaaacaCATTGCATTAAATGCACTACTATACTAAATTCAACTAACACACTAAATGCATTAAGTGTCCCCACATTTTCtactctcacacacacacacacaccaaaattggtaaccatctaggtggtggcccagtggtaagagtttgggactctcaagttcgagccttttggttgctcatatgatggcaactaaaggtttacatggtcgttaacttcagggcccgtgagattagtcgaggtacgcgcagactgacccggacacccacgttaaactaaaaaaaaaaaattggttcccCTCCCCCACAATTTTTTCCATTGTCTAGCtcaatcataatatatatattccctcACACGGTAGCTCCTCGCCGACCGGCCCTTCACCAACCACGATAgtaaatttttaacatgttgTATTGTGTTGtgaaattttaatgtgttgatagttttttaactttcaattttactgtgttgataatttttaaactttcaattttaatgtgttgattttaaTTGTGAAAGGTTAAtgtattggtgtttttttaaaaaaaaatgttaattttaatgtgtttgagtTCTTAATTGTAAACTTCtagtgtttgaattttttaaattggaaaattttaatatctttgaatttttaattataaaattttaatgtattgatgttaCTTTAAACTGTCAATTTTAATGGGTTTGACGTTTTTAAATTGTGAATTTTAATGTGTTGCGTTGTCCTTAAACTAATTGTGAAATTTAaagtgtttattattattttttatgaaattttaatgagCTAATGTTGTTTTCAAGAtgtattttaatgtgttgatgttatttttttttaaatgacgcGATTCAAAGGTGCTTGATGTTTTAGATGatgttggttttttaaatatgttttatgtttaatggtgagattttaatgtgtttgatgttgtttttaaatatgaaattttaatgaGTTGTGACATCTTTAATCGTGAATTTtaatgtcttaatttttttttattttgtgaattttattgtggattttttttgcAACAATGTGAAATTTGTATATActcttgattttcatttttatcatgttacGTGTAATTTTTTCAGAAGTATTTGTTGTGTTTGTGTTCTTAgcttattttatagtttatatttttttcgtGAAAGAATTAACATGTTAGAACGTTTGGGAATTACGCGATGcaaatcgtgtttttaaaaatttaaaaagtttatttttactaaaaattaaattttttatgtgttttgaatcattttgatgagctgatctaaaaaataatttttgaaaaataaaaaaatatcattttaatgtattttggcatgaaaaacactttaaaaaagaaccgcaaccacactttcaaatagGAATGAATATAAATAACTCCTTTcagtatattttaaataaaataagttaaagcTTATAATTTGTCATCTATAAGGTCCCACacctgttttaaaaaataaataaattcaaaatatttttatgagacACTCCTTTGATATAATAAGCTCAAAATAAGCTATTATTTTGAGAGTTAATGGGGATTAACATatccttttgatttttcaagcaaTAAAGCATTAAATATTATATCCTATCACAAGTAAAATAACCCTAcagggttaatttttaaatgatcaaGGACGAGGGTGTGCTTAAATGATCAAAAACAGGGGTGTGACAATTTTACTTATCACATTTTGTGAGGCTTATTTTATTAAGGcttttttcatgaatattttttagagtttgaACCGGGTTTAATGAGTTTATCAAACCCAATAAACTAACTTATTGATATGATTGATAAAAATCAATggttataattaaaagaattcaattttaaaattgacaatTGTATTATTTAAAGGTAATAATtgaagataacaaaaataaattaaatagtaaaataactagTTTCAACCTTCTAACCCAGAATTTAACTTGTCGCAGTTAACCCGAGCATAATTGATAGTAAAAGATTAGAGTATTGAAAGCGATTTTGAGaatccagagagagagagagtctaaGAAGTCAAAAGGGCCACTACTTTCATGAGATGGTATCACATGATAGGTCATCCCACAAAAAGAGATGTGGATGCTTACACAAACACACAGCAACCACAGATAAAAGGGATAAGCTTTGGAGAGCCTGCAGTTGCCAGGAAGCATAGCAATGGAGACCAACATCCTTCCATTCCTTCCTTCAAAATCACCTCCATCAACCATCCCCATCCACTCAAACCTTTCAATACTAACACCACCACCAGCAACAACCAGAATACAGAATCAGCTTTGCTTCCTTCGCCGGCAACGATCTTTGAGACTTAATGCAACCAACAGCACCAGCAGTGATGAGACGCCACCAGCAGCTCAACCACCAACCATCACTCCACCAGACACAGTGGAAATCAGGTTTAAAAGAGGGTCAAGGAGGCGAACCAGAATGCAGAAAGGGGATGGTGGTGTTGGCGTTTCACAACCTGTAAAGGCGCAAGCTTCAGCTCCGAAGAAGTGGGAAGATATGAGCCTTTCAGAAAAGGCTATTGAACTCTACGTGGGAGAGAAGGGTATGCTGTTTTGGCTCAACAAATTTGCTTATGCTTCCATTTTCATTGTGATTGGAGGTTGGATACTTTTCCGGTTTGTAGGGCCTTCTCTCAATCTTTACCAGTTGGACACCGCTCCTCTTTCCCCTTCCTCTATACTCAAGGGCTCATAATCAAGATAGCATTCCATTAACGAAAAGTGGGAGTGCTTTTTTTGCTCTGGTTTCTAGAGATTCTTTTGTTATGAATCGAATATGTAATCAGTAATCACATTACATTAATAAAGCATAAATTTACCCCTCCAGTTTCAACAAGTTTGCTTATGCTTCGTTTTAAAGTTCCAAAAAAAGTCTCAACCCTAGAAACGAGCAGATAGATGGAAGGAAGGAAAAATATGTGCTTCAAAATAATAGCATTAGACGAGGAAAGTTACCATTCATAAGAACCAATACGCAAACCAACAAATGATACTTTATTACTTCAGTTGTGAAAACAAGCTTTGAATATGGAATGGAAGACACACACTCACACAATACTGCTATAAAATAAGAACAATCATGCTTGCGTTATTTGTCCTTTAAATATCACAACCGCTAATTTCTACAGTGTCTAATCGTATGCCTATACGGCTTCCATTTTTCTATGACCAGACGTCGCACAAAACTGAAACAGAACAAACAAAGGGCATTGCAAGCTACAACAGTCTAAATCCTCGACAAATTTGCAGTTACACAACATTGACTGGCTGGGGAACTGGCTGAGCGACCACATCTCTTTGCGTCTTACACctgcaaaacaaaagggaaattTAGCCgaaatataatgatataaatacTAGGGGGGGAAAACCATTAAGACTGCCAAAGGGGCCTTCGGTGAAAATTTCAAACACTAGTTCTTTCAAAAACAATAGGCAAAATATTGGAAAATGTAATTGACAGTTCAGCCCAATATTTCCCCTTGCACAAGGAGAAAGAATTTCTGGCTAATTGAGTGAATTATTACGGAAGCAAgcattttcatgaaataaacTGCCACAATCAACAAGTAAACACGAGTTACAATGAAGCCACTGAGCAAATAAGATGGTTTGCGTGGAAAGAACAGATGTCAGTCAATGGAGATGGGATGAGGGTGGACTGGGAtaatgaaaataccaaaattccTGTCTCTCACAAAGTAGAAAATGCAAAACTGCAATGTAACTTGGAAAAATGAATTAGCATGAGAACATTCAACAGCCCCAGGACcataaaaatacatgcaaactTGCAAAAACGCAATGAGAAAGCAATTTAACTTGGAAGCAACAACAATACCTTATTTGCCTAAAGAGGCatgtgaaataaaatcaaagtttgaaagTTTTGTTCAAAAACAGAATTATTTCATGAAACTATGAAAGAAAATGCTTCACAACTGTTCTTTGTTATCACCAAGAAGAGTTGCCTAGCCTTGAAAACAGTACaaaccaaaaagaagaaagaagaggacaACAAACATGAATTACACATAGAACTATGAATTGAGTATGTCTGCCAGATAGGCCACCACAATATGTTACATAATAGCCAAAACAATGAGGCCCAAGGTACCATCCCGGGTTCCTGACCAAGTGAGCAACTATGCAATTCATTACAACCAGATTTCACTATCATCTTTAACATCAGAAAATGGTTTCACACAAGATTGAATGCAAGTTTTTTAGCAGGTGGTAAAATATGATATCATTACAAAAGCAACTAGATGATGTCCATGGGCATCAGTTCAACATAAAGTTTGCAAGGTCGCATTGTAGAACTACATAATATTCTTCCGTTGCTAACCTGTTGCACTGTGCACGAGAAGCATAGTTGTGATTGTTGCAATTTGCACACATCCAATCTCCATTACGCCATTGCTTGGCTCTGCTATGCAAAGAAGGAATAAGTATTAGAATGTTAATGAGAAAAGCCTTTTTCAATATCATTGTATAATATGGTGTGTGCTGTATGTGCGAATATAAATACTTGCAATTTATATTTATCCACACTATATGTTATATTACCCACACTCTACATTAGGCTAAATAAAGTACTAGATTTAGTCTTTATGCTCAACTTCTAATGTTCCAAGTGATTCATCATTCTGTCCACATTTCTTTCAAGTTATTACCTTTATTATCAAATTGACTCAACAAAGTGATaagcataattaaattttgttgattagtttattagtttatttattttatttacaaagaTCCAGTGTGCACCTTACAGAACCAAGATTGTGGAAGTGATATTTAGATAGGTTCTAAATTCAGTATTTCATGTGAAGTGTAGTCACTCACTCAGGAATGAACTCAAACTTCAGCACTTGGCTTCAAAAGAGTTCTATCATTGCACCAAAGATGGCCCTTTTCCAGTTTAATATCATCTCATTATTCTGTGTGGGTCACCTAATTTGATATATAGGTAGGAGCAACTccataaacatttattttatttacaaagaTCCAGTGTGCACCTTACAGAACCAAGATCGTGGAAGTGATATTTAGATAGGTTCTAAATTCAGTATTTCATGTGAAGTGTAGTCACTCACTCAGGAATGAACTCAAACTTCAGCACTTGGCTTCAAAAGAGTTCTATCATTGCACCAAAGAATGGCCCTTTTCCAGTTTAAATATCATCTCATTATTCTGTGTGGTCACCTAATTTGATATATAGGTAGGAGCAACTccataaacatttattttatttacaaagaTCCAGTGTGCACCTTACAGAACCAAGATCGTGGAAGTGATATTTAGATAGGTTCTAAATTCAGTATTTCATGTGAAGTGTAGTCACTCACTCAGGAATGAACTCAAACTTCAGCACTTGGCTTCAAAAGAGTTCTATCATTGCACCAAAGAATGGCCCTTTTCCAGTTTAAATATCATCTCATTATTCTGTGTGGTCACCTAATTTGATATATAGGTAGGAGCAACTCCATAAACATTTACCCTTTTCCAAGGAGAGCAGGCGTTGTTATTTGAAGTGGAATTTGCACTGGTGCTTGCCAATTTGGAGCTAGTTCTGTACTATAAGTGGGATAGGAAACATAAACTCCTGAACTTTGGTCACCATTGGTCCCTGCCATTTGATTGAAGCTTGGATATGGTTGTGGTTGCCCATCTGTCTGTGAGGAGCAACAACATAATAACAGAAAGAATAAGGGATTAAATGGTGAAACCATGGTTTGGAACGATAGAATAACAGAAAGAAGTGCACCCAGAAAATAATTCCATACATTTCCAGAATTTAATCTTTTGTTCTCCCAGTCCTGGAAAAATTCTTGAGATGCCAATCGCTTTGTTCCCACTGTGTTGTGTTAGAAAGGAGGAATAAAATGAGAGTATAGATGaatcacaacaaaacaatacATTCATCATTTGCTTGCTTTTTCCTTCCAGTCATAATAGATAAACAACGTGCTGCGCAGTGTTTCCAGCATAATTGCTAGCTGTTatgcaatgaaaaaaacaaatgaagcaTACCTGGTGGCAAAGAAGCATTGCACTTTTTGCACTGCAAATTCACCCAAAATTGCATCAGATATAAGATGATATAATCCAAAATGGAAGTGAATATCTGAGAATAATTGGGGAACATGATAATACCTGTGCACGTGAAGAGTAATTGTGGAAGCCACAATTGCATAGCCAGTCACCATTTCGCCATCCTTTAGGAATTGGAGGAGGGGGTTGATTTAGAGGGTTTGCATATGGATGTCCAGACATCTGTTTTCCACCCAAAGGCCAAGTAGAGGTCTGCTGAACTCCATAATTATCAGCCCCTCCTCCAGACCAGCTTGAATTCAAGGGTACTGGTTGCTGGAGAGCACCATTGCCCTCTAATCCAATATTCAACCTTTGGTCTGGTCCTCCAGGGCTCCTGGCAAAATAATGTGAATAAGTTGGGAGAGACACTCCAGGCATTGCAATTGCTGGCATTGCCGCTACCTCCTTTGGTTGCCCACACTTCTTGCACTTTTCTCGTGATGCATAATTGTTGTTAGTGCAACCTATTGATCCATTGCCCAACACACACGCAACCCACATTGCAGCCATGAAGATGGAAATGAAGCCATGTATACGCACACCAACCAGTCCATCCcaatataccaaaaaaaaagaaaaacacacacaaaacaaaaaccactcAACCTAATTGATAGCAAATTCTTCATCTCAATCACACAAAACATAACAACCACTTAATCATTACTTTTTATCAACAATCGCTAGaaaggggaaaagaaaagacaaaggTATCACAAAAGAAGATGAGAGAACGAGCAAATAGCACAcagaaaatatatttgaatcGAGTCCCAAAACTTCAAAAAGCGAGTCTAAAATATCAACCCTATTTCTCCATCGACAGGTTAATCATATAGACTAATTTAAATTGTCTAGCTACTTACCCCTGATTA from Populus trichocarpa isolate Nisqually-1 chromosome 5, P.trichocarpa_v4.1, whole genome shotgun sequence includes these protein-coding regions:
- the LOC18099204 gene encoding uncharacterized protein LOC18099204 isoform X2: MRLDLFVIDANNLDFLLITKPHLTLNGSLVLVIGSALCKKCGQPKEVAAMPAIAMPGVSLPTYSHYFARSPGGPDQRLNIGLEGNGALQQPVPLNSSWSGGGADNYGVQQTSTWPLGGKQMSGHPYANPLNQPPPPIPKGWRNGDWLCNCGFHNYSSRAQCKKCNASLPPVGTKRLASQEFFQDWENKRLNSGNTDGQPQPYPSFNQMAGTNGDQSSGVYVSYPTYSTELAPNWQAPVQIPLQITTPALLGKGAKQWRNGDWMCANCNNHNYASRAQCNRCKTQRDVVAQPVPQPVNVV
- the LOC18099204 gene encoding uncharacterized protein LOC18099204 isoform X1 — translated: MGEGREGDWECSGCQNRNYAFRSFCNRCKQPRLLVDNKTPPDSKWLPRIGDWICTGCTNNNYASREKCKKCGQPKEVAAMPAIAMPGVSLPTYSHYFARSPGGPDQRLNIGLEGNGALQQPVPLNSSWSGGGADNYGVQQTSTWPLGGKQMSGHPYANPLNQPPPPIPKGWRNGDWLCNCGFHNYSSRAQCKKCNASLPPVGTKRLASQEFFQDWENKRLNSGNTDGQPQPYPSFNQMAGTNGDQSSGVYVSYPTYSTELAPNWQAPVQIPLQITTPALLGKGAKQWRNGDWMCANCNNHNYASRAQCNRCKTQRDVVAQPVPQPVNVV
- the LOC18099203 gene encoding uncharacterized protein LOC18099203, whose protein sequence is METNILPFLPSKSPPSTIPIHSNLSILTPPPATTRIQNQLCFLRRQRSLRLNATNSTSSDETPPAAQPPTITPPDTVEIRFKRGSRRRTRMQKGDGGVGVSQPVKAQASAPKKWEDMSLSEKAIELYVGEKGMLFWLNKFAYASIFIVIGGWILFRFVGPSLNLYQLDTAPLSPSSILKGS